Proteins encoded by one window of Ignavibacteriota bacterium:
- a CDS encoding N-6 DNA methylase, with the protein MKNKNGIIDLGERGKFNIKNKLNNLTGKEWIKFTKSWFIHKPVRRKNDEILHPAKYPESLVEEFIAFFTKENEWVFDPFLGSGSTLIAAGNLTRNAVGIELNEKYYKIAKKRIETGNFENNIMALKGNSLNLKEILIKNEINQKIDFTITSPPYWNQLEKNSLRQKKRNENGLDTKYSTQKKDIGNIAEYEKFLETQALIFDQIYDITKEKGYLTIITNNIFHNGRVFPLAFDTAVSLTKRGSKSWLLKDEKIWLQDDKPLIALGVNSAWVGNRHHQYCLIFRKGN; encoded by the coding sequence ATGAAAAATAAAAACGGCATTATTGATCTTGGTGAAAGGGGAAAGTTTAACATAAAAAATAAACTTAATAACCTTACCGGTAAAGAATGGATTAAATTTACAAAATCATGGTTTATTCATAAACCGGTTAGAAGGAAAAACGATGAAATCTTGCATCCGGCAAAATATCCTGAAAGTTTGGTTGAAGAATTCATTGCTTTTTTTACAAAGGAAAATGAATGGGTTTTCGATCCGTTTTTGGGAAGCGGGAGTACACTAATTGCCGCCGGTAATTTAACTAGAAATGCGGTTGGGATTGAACTGAACGAAAAGTATTATAAAATTGCAAAAAAGAGAATTGAAACCGGTAATTTTGAAAATAATATAATGGCGTTAAAAGGTAATTCATTAAATCTTAAGGAAATTTTAATTAAAAATGAAATTAATCAAAAAATTGATTTTACAATAACTTCACCTCCGTATTGGAATCAGTTGGAGAAAAATTCACTACGTCAAAAAAAAAGAAATGAAAACGGTTTAGACACAAAATACTCCACACAAAAAAAAGATATTGGGAATATTGCGGAATATGAAAAATTTTTGGAAACACAAGCGTTAATTTTTGATCAAATTTATGATATAACTAAAGAAAAAGGTTATTTAACAATTATTACAAATAACATTTTCCACAATGGGCGGGTTTTTCCGCTGGCTTTTGATACTGCTGTTTCGCTGACAAAAAGAGGCAGTAAAAGCTGGTTACTAAAAGATGAAAAAATTTGGCTTCAGGATGATAAACCGCTTATCGCACTTGGAGTAAACAGTGCTTGGGTTGGTAACAGGCATCATCAGTACTGCTTAATTTTTAGAAAAGGAAATTGA
- a CDS encoding exodeoxyribonuclease VII large subunit translates to MKVEKAISVSELTNYIKRVIEENFEQVRIIGEISNFKAHASGHWYFTLKDKNAQISCTMWKGLNNYVFFTPQDGMQIVVTGKITVYPPRGNYQLDVKSMKPAGEGELQKAFEQLKRKLFDEGLFDDEHKRPIPKFPAKIGIVTGTDTAALKDMLSVAERRYPILELIIAPTRVQGEGAAEQIAASIENLNQHKDIDLIIIARGGGSLEDLWAFNEEIVARAIYKSKIPIISGVGHEIDFTITDFAADLRAPTPSAAMEIATPNKDEIIGFLEEISDNNKNYISEKIENLKYELNYLNKSYGFKNITNLINTKKQTIDNYIFRIQVIIANFLKSNKNNLSLFSKIILSNNVNSILKKGFVLIEQDEKIIKRKTELKIDRGLELKFYDGNVSLNK, encoded by the coding sequence TTGAAAGTGGAAAAGGCAATTTCTGTAAGTGAATTAACAAATTACATTAAAAGAGTTATAGAAGAAAACTTTGAACAGGTTAGGATAATTGGTGAAATTTCAAATTTTAAGGCCCACGCTTCAGGTCATTGGTATTTTACATTAAAAGATAAAAACGCGCAAATAAGCTGCACAATGTGGAAAGGACTTAATAATTATGTTTTTTTCACTCCGCAGGACGGAATGCAGATTGTTGTAACCGGAAAAATAACTGTGTATCCTCCCAGAGGAAATTATCAGTTGGATGTAAAGTCAATGAAGCCAGCCGGCGAAGGTGAATTGCAAAAAGCGTTTGAACAGTTGAAAAGGAAATTATTCGATGAAGGTTTGTTTGATGATGAACATAAAAGACCAATTCCAAAATTTCCCGCAAAAATTGGAATTGTTACAGGAACCGATACTGCCGCTTTGAAAGATATGTTAAGCGTTGCCGAAAGAAGATATCCGATTTTAGAATTAATTATTGCTCCTACAAGAGTTCAAGGGGAAGGTGCGGCTGAACAAATTGCAGCAAGTATTGAGAATTTAAATCAGCACAAAGATATTGACTTAATAATAATCGCGCGTGGCGGCGGCTCATTAGAAGATCTTTGGGCTTTCAACGAAGAAATTGTAGCAAGGGCAATTTATAAATCCAAAATTCCAATTATATCGGGTGTTGGTCACGAAATAGATTTTACTATTACAGATTTCGCCGCCGATCTTAGAGCCCCAACTCCATCTGCAGCAATGGAAATTGCTACTCCAAATAAAGATGAAATTATTGGCTTTCTTGAAGAAATTTCAGATAATAATAAAAATTATATTTCAGAGAAAATTGAAAACTTAAAATATGAGCTGAATTATTTAAATAAATCGTATGGTTTTAAGAATATAACGAATTTAATAAATACAAAAAAACAAACAATTGATAATTATATTTTTAGAATTCAAGTTATTATTGCTAATTTTTTAAAGTCGAATAAAAATAATTTATCTTTATTTTCTAAAATTATTTTGAGCAATAACGTAAATTCAATTCTAAAAAAAGGTTTTGTACTTATTGAGCAGGATGAAAAAATAATTAAAAGGAAAACTGAGTTAAAAATTGACCGTGGTTTAGAACTTAAATTTTATGACGGAAACGTGAGTTTAAATAAATGA
- the xseB gene encoding exodeoxyribonuclease VII small subunit: MSKKTKNFEESLNRLKEISELLENDEVSLEESIKLYEEGIKLSKYCNELLENAELKVQELNNEFKN; this comes from the coding sequence ATGAGTAAAAAGACAAAAAATTTTGAAGAATCTCTTAACAGATTGAAAGAAATTTCGGAACTGCTTGAAAATGATGAAGTTTCTCTGGAAGAATCGATTAAGTTATACGAAGAGGGAATTAAATTATCTAAATATTGTAATGAACTTTTGGAAAATGCCGAATTAAAAGTTCAAGAATTAAATAATGAATTTAAAAATTAA
- a CDS encoding 1-deoxy-D-xylulose-5-phosphate synthase gives MVDESQYKILFKVNSPKDIRNFNVVELKTLCSEIRNYMVDVISQIGGHFGGGLGTVELTVALHKVFDTPVDKLVWDTGHQAYPHKIITGRRDKLKTIRKLNGISGFLKRTESEYDEFGAGHASTSISAALGIAAANKIKGEDYKKVIAIIGDGAMTGGMAYEAMNNAGFLKQNLIVVLNDNNMSIAPNVWQISNYFNEVISHPEYNKFKGAIWDLTGKLDQFGDRLRTVAGRVEAGIKAIVTPGMLFEALGFRYFGPANGHNISKLVKLFEQVKSLSGPILVHVISEKGKGYKPAEGSKSEFHGVTPFDKITGEIIKKSNAAPSYTSIFGKALVEIMKQNEKVVGITAAMPDGTGLSYVEKEFPNRYFDVGIAEEHGVTFAAGLATQGIIPVVAIYSTFIQRAIDQLIHDVALQKLHVVFVLDRAGLVGADGPTHHGTFDLSFLRYIPGIVIMAPKDEAELRNMLYTAVQNKIGPIAIRYPRGSALGVEVKPGFDELKIGKAEIINDGNDIAILAVGSMVNYAEKVVQQLKGKNISAALFNMRFIKPLDTELLNEVTQKFKKIVTLEENSIVGGFGSAVLEYFNQMNYKNDVKLIGIPDKFIDHGTQQELHKIIGIDPDGISEIVQNFLESKISKEVVS, from the coding sequence TTGGTAGACGAATCACAATACAAAATATTATTTAAAGTAAACTCGCCGAAAGATATAAGAAATTTTAACGTAGTTGAACTTAAAACATTATGCAGCGAAATAAGAAATTACATGGTTGACGTAATTTCTCAAATTGGAGGACATTTCGGCGGAGGTTTGGGAACAGTTGAATTAACAGTGGCGCTTCATAAAGTTTTTGATACACCAGTTGATAAATTAGTTTGGGATACAGGCCATCAAGCTTATCCGCATAAAATTATTACGGGTAGAAGAGATAAATTAAAAACAATAAGAAAACTAAATGGAATAAGCGGATTTTTAAAAAGAACAGAAAGTGAATATGATGAATTTGGAGCAGGACACGCTTCAACATCTATATCCGCAGCTTTGGGTATTGCGGCCGCAAATAAAATAAAAGGTGAAGATTATAAAAAAGTTATCGCTATAATAGGTGATGGCGCAATGACAGGCGGAATGGCTTATGAAGCAATGAATAATGCCGGATTTTTAAAACAAAATCTTATTGTTGTGCTGAATGATAATAATATGTCAATTGCTCCAAATGTTTGGCAAATTTCCAATTATTTTAATGAAGTAATATCACACCCGGAATACAATAAATTTAAAGGTGCCATTTGGGATTTAACCGGGAAACTTGATCAGTTTGGTGATAGATTAAGAACAGTTGCGGGAAGAGTTGAAGCCGGAATAAAAGCGATTGTTACTCCGGGAATGCTTTTTGAGGCACTGGGATTTAGATATTTTGGTCCCGCGAATGGTCATAATATTTCTAAATTGGTGAAATTGTTTGAACAAGTAAAATCACTTTCCGGTCCAATTTTGGTCCATGTTATTAGTGAAAAAGGTAAAGGATATAAACCTGCTGAAGGAAGTAAATCCGAGTTTCATGGTGTTACACCTTTTGATAAAATTACGGGCGAAATAATTAAAAAGTCCAATGCCGCGCCGTCTTATACTTCCATTTTCGGAAAAGCACTCGTAGAAATAATGAAACAAAATGAAAAAGTTGTGGGAATAACTGCGGCTATGCCCGATGGAACCGGACTTTCATATGTTGAAAAAGAATTTCCAAATAGATATTTTGATGTGGGTATTGCCGAAGAACATGGAGTTACTTTTGCCGCAGGTTTAGCTACTCAAGGTATAATTCCTGTTGTTGCCATATACTCCACATTTATTCAGCGGGCAATTGACCAATTAATTCATGATGTTGCTTTGCAAAAACTTCACGTTGTTTTTGTTTTGGATAGAGCAGGATTAGTCGGAGCTGATGGTCCTACTCATCACGGTACATTTGATTTATCTTTTTTAAGATATATTCCCGGTATCGTTATAATGGCTCCTAAAGACGAAGCAGAATTACGAAATATGCTGTATACTGCCGTACAAAATAAAATTGGACCAATAGCAATTCGATATCCGAGAGGAAGCGCGTTGGGAGTTGAAGTTAAGCCAGGTTTTGATGAATTAAAAATCGGCAAGGCAGAAATTATAAATGATGGAAATGACATTGCGATTTTGGCTGTAGGATCAATGGTAAATTATGCTGAAAAAGTTGTTCAGCAATTAAAGGGAAAAAATATTTCTGCCGCGTTATTTAACATGAGATTTATTAAACCTTTAGATACTGAGTTACTTAACGAAGTAACTCAAAAATTTAAGAAAATTGTAACGCTTGAAGAAAATTCAATTGTCGGTGGCTTTGGAAGTGCAGTTCTTGAATATTTTAATCAAATGAATTATAAAAATGATGTTAAACTAATTGGTATTCCCGATAAATTTATTGATCACGGTACACAGCAAGAGTTACATAAAATTATCGGAATCGATCCTGATGGAATTTCTGAAATAGTACAAAATTTTTTGGAATCTAAAATAAGTAAAGAGGTAGTTAGTTGA
- a CDS encoding Gfo/Idh/MocA family oxidoreductase, translating to MNQKTKIAVIGLGTVGQLVHVPILAKLNLVELVAVSDINKTRLNSVSDKFNIKNRFTDFTKMLETVEIDAVVISTPTNTHKSIAIECLSKRKHVLIEKPIGLNLAEAQEIDSEAKKNKCHAMVGMNFRFRPDTMLLKSLINSGELGDLFYIKSGWSRKQSSQEKWFNKKNLAGGGVMFDLGVVVIDTALWLLDYPKIKNVSAQHFYHAIQNIEDSAVGFIRMNNSAVVNYEASWSFHDEVESFKLTAYGTKGTGHLNPLRAYKKMGSNRVDFTSNSSPQTKDLFKKSYENELKHFVGAINDSVPLISSSSEAISRMKLIECIYKSANSQSEIEI from the coding sequence TTGAATCAGAAAACAAAAATTGCTGTAATCGGTTTAGGTACGGTTGGACAATTAGTTCATGTTCCAATTCTGGCAAAACTTAATTTAGTTGAATTGGTTGCCGTTTCGGATATCAATAAAACAAGATTAAATTCCGTTTCCGATAAATTCAATATAAAAAACAGATTTACAGATTTTACAAAAATGTTGGAAACTGTTGAAATTGATGCGGTTGTAATTTCTACACCTACAAATACGCACAAAAGCATTGCGATTGAATGTTTATCAAAACGTAAGCATGTCTTAATTGAAAAACCGATTGGCTTAAATTTAGCCGAAGCTCAAGAAATTGATTCAGAGGCAAAGAAAAATAAATGTCACGCAATGGTTGGAATGAATTTCAGATTTCGACCGGATACAATGCTTCTTAAGAGTTTAATAAATAGCGGTGAATTAGGAGATTTATTTTATATAAAAAGCGGCTGGTCGCGTAAACAAAGTAGTCAGGAAAAATGGTTCAATAAAAAAAATCTTGCCGGCGGCGGAGTGATGTTCGATTTAGGTGTAGTTGTAATCGATACGGCGCTTTGGCTATTGGATTATCCTAAAATAAAAAATGTTTCCGCGCAGCATTTTTATCACGCCATACAAAATATTGAAGACTCTGCGGTTGGCTTTATACGAATGAATAATTCTGCGGTAGTGAATTATGAAGCAAGCTGGTCTTTTCATGATGAAGTTGAAAGTTTTAAATTAACGGCTTACGGAACAAAAGGAACCGGTCATTTAAATCCGCTTAGAGCTTATAAAAAAATGGGTTCTAATAGAGTTGATTTTACGTCTAATTCATCACCACAGACAAAAGATTTATTTAAGAAATCTTACGAAAATGAACTTAAGCATTTTGTAGGTGCAATAAACGATTCTGTTCCATTAATATCTTCAAGCAGTGAAGCGATTTCTAGAATGAAATTAATTGAATGTATTTATAAATCTGCAAATTCACAATCTGAAATAGAAATATAA
- a CDS encoding response regulator transcription factor — translation MAKVLLVDDEKDIVEFLQYNLESEGFEVLTAYDGESALEKMQEKPDIVVLDVMMPKMNGYEVCKNIRLNEQYNDVPIIFLTAKTSEFDELKGFDLGADDYIKKPISPKMLVARVKSKVKKKSQTEEKQILNSSVINIGPLEINKDKFEVKIHGNTIVLPKKEFAILYYLAKKPGKVFPRDRILNDVWGEDIYVIERTVDVHIRKIREKLGKDADIIETIKGVGYRFKEF, via the coding sequence ATGGCAAAAGTCTTATTAGTTGACGATGAAAAAGATATAGTTGAATTTCTGCAATATAACTTAGAGTCTGAAGGATTTGAAGTATTAACTGCATATGATGGTGAATCTGCTTTAGAAAAAATGCAAGAAAAACCTGATATTGTAGTATTAGATGTAATGATGCCCAAGATGAATGGATATGAAGTTTGTAAGAATATTAGACTAAACGAACAATATAATGATGTGCCAATTATTTTTCTAACAGCAAAAACAAGTGAATTTGATGAGTTGAAAGGCTTTGATCTTGGTGCGGACGATTATATTAAAAAACCAATTTCACCTAAAATGCTTGTAGCTCGGGTTAAATCAAAAGTTAAGAAAAAATCACAAACCGAAGAAAAACAAATACTTAATTCTTCAGTTATAAATATTGGCCCATTGGAAATAAACAAAGATAAGTTTGAAGTAAAAATTCATGGAAACACTATTGTACTTCCCAAAAAAGAATTTGCGATTTTATATTATTTAGCAAAAAAGCCCGGTAAAGTTTTTCCGCGCGATAGAATTCTTAATGATGTTTGGGGTGAAGATATTTATGTAATTGAAAGAACGGTTGATGTTCATATCAGAAAAATTAGAGAAAAATTGGGTAAAGATGCTGATATTATTGAAACAATTAAAGGTGTTGGATATCGCTTCAAGGAATTTTAA
- a CDS encoding two-component sensor histidine kinase — translation MLILLKQLKVLDIASRNFNLVISILKSSLIYIKEILLLSLLFGILIILLFDISHSQLFITIITILIFDLIILFSIGNKRRKEIEEINSVIKAIRKNKILNESEIKLSGTLKDLEDNIKAMLLRTQKDIASMSKLANARSEFLGYVSHELRTPIFTIQGYLETLLNGAINDPKVNKKFIEKALYHSDNLNVLLNDLIDISMIESGLMQLSYRYFNLFNFFDEIVKQIKPTITNENVELVLFDFDKNVEVYGDKDKLKQVMNNLLSNALKYTQKGKVEIIVIANKKSVLIKIKDTGIGIAEKDIDRIFERFYRTERDRESSIPGTGLGLSIVKHILEAHNSAIEVQSELNVGSEFSFKLKRE, via the coding sequence ATGCTGATATTATTGAAACAATTAAAGGTGTTGGATATCGCTTCAAGGAATTTTAATCTCGTTATTTCTATTCTCAAATCTTCATTAATTTATATTAAAGAAATTCTTTTATTAAGCTTGTTATTCGGCATATTAATTATTTTACTTTTTGATATTTCGCACTCACAATTATTTATTACAATCATCACAATTTTAATTTTTGATTTAATAATTCTTTTTTCAATAGGGAATAAAAGAAGGAAAGAAATTGAGGAAATAAATTCCGTAATTAAGGCAATTCGTAAAAATAAAATTCTTAATGAAAGCGAAATAAAGTTAAGCGGCACTTTAAAAGATTTGGAAGATAATATAAAGGCAATGTTGTTAAGAACACAAAAAGACATTGCAAGTATGAGTAAATTAGCAAATGCCAGAAGTGAATTCTTGGGTTATGTTTCACACGAATTAAGAACACCGATTTTTACAATTCAAGGTTATCTGGAAACACTATTAAATGGTGCAATTAATGATCCTAAAGTAAACAAAAAATTCATTGAAAAAGCCCTATATCATTCAGACAATCTAAACGTCCTGTTAAATGATCTAATTGACATTTCTATGATTGAATCCGGTCTAATGCAATTGAGTTATAGATATTTTAATTTGTTTAATTTTTTTGATGAAATTGTAAAGCAAATTAAACCTACAATAACAAATGAAAATGTAGAACTTGTATTATTTGATTTTGATAAAAATGTTGAAGTGTATGGCGATAAAGATAAATTAAAACAAGTAATGAATAATTTGTTAAGCAACGCTTTAAAATATACTCAAAAAGGTAAAGTTGAAATAATTGTAATCGCGAATAAAAAATCCGTTTTGATAAAGATAAAAGATACAGGCATTGGAATTGCCGAAAAGGATATTGACAGAATTTTTGAAAGATTTTACCGTACCGAAAGGGATAGAGAAAGTTCAATACCCGGTACAGGTTTGGGTCTATCAATTGTAAAACATATTTTGGAAGCGCATAACTCAGCTATTGAAGTTCAGAGCGAATTAAACGTAGGCTCAGAATTTTCTTTTAAATTGAAGAGGGAATAG
- a CDS encoding M20/M25/M40 family metallo-hydrolase, with protein sequence MKIKLLIFFAFLLYKISAQTFTEKLLVNIEKFKSNIEFLGSDSLEGRETGTKGAVLAAEFIANQLAELNLKPATANGYYQNLPIHQSTPLKSSKLTLFNDTTKRNFIFGKDYFIYKSGEQTIIPSPLPMVFVGYGITAPEFDYNDYQNIDVEGKIVVMLSDEPYSNVENYFNGEFPTLYSYAEAKQRIAISRGASGSIIIPNSSDDRIYNWNNYQRKFEIEDMSLAYSVSSNLNLLFKNNSASALFENCQYSLNDVFEMCKQNKIKSFPLNVKLSFSGNFLERDFISYNVAAMLEGSDDILKNQYLIISAHYDHLGISPEINGDSIYNGVADNAVGVAAVLEIARSISQMKCKPKRSIIFLFLTGEEKQLLGSSYYTDHPIVPLFKTIANVNIDGISMFDKIKSIIGIGNEFSTLQKFLQKTANDLNLTLTNIPPQFEQHESFYLSDQIAFAQAGIPSIMLMEGNDYENLSKSEGNEILINFAKNVYHTPFDDLSQKINFNAASQFIGILENFILKIANADEIPEWNENSPFKNIRLKTIAEQR encoded by the coding sequence ATGAAAATAAAGTTATTAATATTTTTTGCATTTCTTTTGTATAAAATAAGCGCGCAAACTTTTACTGAAAAGTTATTGGTAAATATTGAAAAATTTAAAAGCAATATTGAATTTCTAGGAAGCGATTCTTTAGAAGGAAGAGAAACAGGAACCAAAGGCGCTGTATTAGCTGCCGAGTTTATTGCCAATCAATTAGCTGAATTAAATTTAAAACCTGCAACCGCAAACGGCTATTATCAAAATTTGCCTATTCATCAAAGCACTCCATTAAAAAGCTCGAAGCTTACGTTGTTTAATGATACAACCAAAAGAAATTTTATTTTTGGTAAAGACTATTTTATTTATAAATCCGGTGAACAAACAATTATTCCTTCACCATTGCCAATGGTTTTTGTAGGTTATGGAATAACCGCGCCGGAATTTGATTACAATGATTATCAGAATATTGATGTAGAAGGAAAAATTGTTGTAATGCTTTCAGATGAACCATATTCTAATGTAGAAAATTATTTTAATGGAGAGTTCCCAACGTTATACAGTTATGCTGAAGCTAAGCAGCGAATTGCCATTTCAAGAGGTGCAAGCGGCAGTATTATAATTCCAAATTCATCCGATGATCGAATTTATAATTGGAATAATTATCAGCGTAAATTTGAAATTGAAGATATGTCGCTGGCATATTCAGTTTCAAGTAATTTGAATTTATTGTTTAAAAATAATTCAGCAAGCGCACTTTTTGAAAACTGTCAATATTCTTTAAACGATGTTTTCGAAATGTGCAAACAAAATAAAATTAAAAGTTTCCCTTTAAATGTTAAATTGTCCTTCTCCGGAAATTTTTTGGAAAGAGATTTTATTTCTTACAACGTTGCGGCAATGTTAGAAGGTTCCGACGATATTCTAAAAAATCAATACTTAATTATTTCAGCTCACTATGACCATCTGGGTATTAGTCCTGAAATAAACGGCGATTCAATTTACAATGGTGTTGCCGATAATGCAGTTGGCGTTGCCGCGGTTTTAGAAATAGCGCGTTCAATATCGCAAATGAAGTGCAAACCAAAAAGATCAATTATATTTTTATTTTTAACCGGTGAGGAAAAACAGTTATTAGGCTCTTCTTATTATACTGATCATCCGATTGTGCCGCTTTTTAAAACAATTGCAAATGTAAATATTGATGGAATTTCAATGTTTGACAAAATAAAAAGTATAATTGGAATAGGTAATGAATTTTCCACTTTGCAAAAATTTCTGCAAAAAACCGCAAATGATCTCAACCTTACACTTACAAATATTCCTCCGCAGTTTGAACAGCATGAATCGTTTTATCTATCTGATCAAATTGCTTTTGCCCAAGCCGGTATTCCTTCAATAATGCTTATGGAAGGAAATGATTATGAAAATTTAAGTAAGTCTGAAGGAAATGAAATTTTAATAAATTTCGCCAAGAATGTTTATCATACGCCGTTTGATGACCTTTCGCAAAAGATTAATTTTAATGCGGCTTCACAGTTTATCGGAATATTGGAAAATTTTATTCTTAAAATTGCAAACGCTGATGAAATTCCCGAATGGAATGAAAATTCTCCTTTTAAAAATATTAGATTGAAAACAATCGCAGAGCAAAGGTAA
- a CDS encoding PstS family phosphate ABC transporter substrate-binding protein: MIRNFILFILIIIAAFACSYNSAKENIIFIKGSDTMFLLTKNLSDEYMKTHPFVSIYVEGGGTELGVKSLSNGETDICTASRPLKPAEVKMIADKYSIIGMQTLIAKDALSIYLNPKNQIDNLTLEQLRKIFTCGISNWSEINGSDQKILPIIRPPNSGTHFYFKEHILDGEEYCENAVVKSTTNEIINEVLQHENAIGYGGIGYKEGVIHAKINGISSTEENVIKNLYPISRYLSFYTLDTPRGIVNDFINWVVSPDGQKVVEKSGYISIWLNK, encoded by the coding sequence ATGATCCGTAATTTTATCTTATTTATTTTAATTATCATTGCAGCTTTTGCATGCAGCTATAATTCGGCAAAGGAAAATATTATTTTTATTAAAGGCTCCGACACAATGTTTCTGCTGACAAAAAATCTTTCTGATGAATACATGAAAACTCATCCTTTCGTTTCGATATATGTAGAAGGTGGAGGAACCGAATTAGGTGTAAAATCTCTTTCAAATGGAGAAACTGATATCTGTACTGCTTCTCGCCCTTTAAAACCCGCAGAAGTTAAAATGATCGCCGACAAATATTCAATAATTGGAATGCAGACATTAATTGCAAAAGACGCATTAAGTATTTACTTAAATCCAAAGAATCAAATTGATAACTTAACTTTGGAACAATTGAGAAAAATATTTACGTGCGGAATTAGTAATTGGTCTGAAATTAATGGCAGTGATCAAAAAATTCTTCCAATAATAAGACCACCTAATAGCGGGACTCATTTCTATTTTAAGGAACACATTTTGGATGGTGAAGAATATTGCGAAAATGCCGTTGTAAAATCAACAACGAATGAAATTATAAATGAAGTGTTACAACATGAAAACGCAATTGGTTATGGCGGAATTGGTTATAAAGAAGGTGTTATTCATGCAAAAATAAATGGAATTTCTTCTACTGAAGAAAATGTAATAAAAAATTTATATCCGATCAGCAGATATCTTAGTTTTTATACCCTCGATACACCTAGAGGAATTGTTAATGATTTTATTAATTGGGTTGTTAGTCCGGATGGACAAAAGGTCGTTGAAAAATCGGGCTATATTTCAATTTGGCTGAATAAATAG